DNA sequence from the Amphiprion ocellaris isolate individual 3 ecotype Okinawa chromosome 17, ASM2253959v1, whole genome shotgun sequence genome:
tgggatatatcttgcatacatttttatgttcattatgatcatgtctttacaaattccataattatgtattatagaaacaatcacttattaatagaaaatgactggatatcactaaaatgtcaactaaataaccgtcacaatttaataacaaccaccttctatttagctaaacaatattaaaatgagctgattctaaaaaaaattgttgtgttctttttattaagttgaaatagtcatgacagatatttcttctttggcaatatatcaaattttatatggaaaataaatgtctttctgagttttttaatataaagtagtgtgtgagtcaagtgtcaacaggtttactacaatatctttataaataactttcaattttactcagatgtatttataatatttagaagaatctttgtgtaaaaatgccatgtggtgtttagtTATAAgaggccatgttgattttaggcctgaaaacagcaaaaatgtcagctatgatacaaaaagtcccacaattatatattgatccagCTGAAGAACTGAAACCAAGAAAGTCAACCACGAGTCCAAGAAGAATgcataaatgattaaaacataTTAGATGAATAATAAATGGTTGAAATAGATGTTGACAAAGAGGTTCTTAAGTCTATCTGACAGGTCTGCTGGGATAATTCAGGAGAAAAAGTTGTGAACCGCTGTTTTAAATCCCATTCAGTGAGCTCCTTTTCAGATAAATACTCCATATTCTGGATGCTTCAGAGAGGAGTTctctatctttaaaaaaaatcctgcgcAGCATTGTTGTATCCAGGACATTTGTTGAACCAAAATCAAGATAATGTGTAGAATTTTGCAGGAAACACTAATTAAATTAGACccacattttctttgaaagaCTACAGTGTGAGTTTATGTGTCATGAAATGCTAAATATTATATGTGCCTACTGTATATTTATTCTAAGCTTCTCACTGCTGGCCTGTATTCAACATTTTCACAACTGACAATATCTATTTAAGTTATTAAGATAAATTATTATCATAGTTATCTAACAAGAAGTCTTACACTGCAACTGTGGAatgctgttttatgtcttttcgtTTTTATTTTTAGGTCCACAGACTGAAATCTAGCAGTGAAGCTGATTGAAGCACGATGTCTGAAGAAAGAAATTGTTTTCGGTATGaggaaattgtttttatttcttaggAAAGGATTTTATACTATATAAAATTATACAATCTGGatatttattgcacattttagatatttttatccatacacattatatattttaacagtTGCCTTTAGATACACGCATTTTGTTTCatataaatttaattttatttcattatttttattattgttactgtttttattttatttttaattataatatttccattaatttatatttttttagtatattttatttataattttttaaaataagattttaatattttttattcatatacagtatattttacTAATTGTTGCCTTTAGATATACCTATTTTGTTTCCTATAAATTGTATTTTACtacattgtttttaacattctttctatttttcatatgatttattttttattgtaatattaCGTAATATTTTCACTACTTaccattttctgccatttttcacCACATATATTATacaatgtgaatatttattgcacattttagacatttttattcatatacAGTACATATTTCTTTTATAGTTGCCTTTGGTTAGATGTACCTATTTTATTTCCGATAAATTATAAGCAGTTTAGCTTTCAGTATGAGGACATTATTGTTATTTCTTAAGAAAGGAGTTTTTAAACTGAAGAAAGTAAAACTGGGGCTTGAAAACTAGTTTTGTAATGAATCTGTGAAGCTTCTGTTTTACAGAAAGGTGTGAATACATGTTTTTACTTCTAGTGACAGGAGCAGTAAATATGACGAGGGGGTgtgccagtttttttcttttcatacacAATTAACAACCCTAAGTTGGAGCCAGCTGTGAACTCAGTATTCTTCCACTATGTGTCCTGTTGTTGGTAGTAAAAAGTATCAGAAGTTTCTGATCCCTCATGACTCGTTCCTCCTGATGTATCTTTCCGTGGAACAAGGTCTTGTGAAATCCTCTCTGCTCGTGAGAAACGCTCATGAATCTCAGCTGATGCCAGAAAACCACAGGCTTGTTATACTCCTGCAGGAGTCTAAGTCTGGCTTGTTTTGGAGCCACACACCTTCAACACTTGGCTTCTGTTCCCTGATCCTTAGCGACGATTGGCTGACGGCCCGGTGGGCGGATCAGCAGAAAAAGCAAACACTGCCACAGGCTCTGCCAGTCTGTACCTGTCTGTCGACTGCTCACAGTTCACTTTAGGCTCGGGTCAGATACCCCCAAAGTCTCAGCCTTTCACCTCGCAGCTTTCCTCCTTCACACAGCCATGGGGACCACtgccgttgccatggtgatgctGTGCGTGATGATGGCGCACGCAGATGTGAAGCCGCAGAAGGATTTCAACCTGCAGAAGGTAAGATGGTTTTAACAAGCAGTCTGTTTGGTTTGTTGTGTTGAAGTGAAGGAGGTTTTGGGTTTCTGCACCCACTGCCCTCATCAGCTGTTGTTTATTAGGTGACACCGTGTATGTGGAGCACTGAgtactgagtgtgtgtgctcagACCAAGTTAGCAAATAGTTGTTGGTGGcctaaaatgaaaaagcaattcAAATGCTAGAATTAATACATTTGTGAGAGGTTGAGAGACTGTAAAGATGTGGCGTAAAATGCCTTGAAAAGGTAGACTATTTGTTGGCTGTGGCTAATTCAACATTCCAGTAAGACGGGATTGTCCCATTTTTACCAGAAGGTTCCTAACATGCCAATCTGacgtgatttaaaaacaaaaaaagccatgTACAAGACCTAAAacggctaaaaaaaaaaaaaaaaaaggcaaaaggtGTTGATATGTTGCTGTATTTGCCCCAAAATTCCTCGCCCTTcatccatctgtgtgtgttttcactaaACTATGTACAGATAAGAGAAAGTAATGTGGTCCACAGCAGTATATATGGCTGGAAAACAGATAGGAAAAGCCACACCCTTTCACTGATGTTCCTACCTGATAAACATGTAGTTTATTTTGAGCTAATTCCACACAAACACGCCGTCTTGCCTCCTAAAATACTTAACAGTGCACACATATATGACTAAAAATAGTCCCCAAACACAATTTACTGCTGCAAATACAGTGCCTGATTCTTTTTTGAACATGAAACTTTATGGATTGAGAgggagcacagacacacaacctgtgCACGATTGACgatcaaacaaataaatgagaaactgaggattttttttgtctactcTTGTGTTTAGTTTGCAGGGAGATGGTACCGTGTGGGCCTCGCCTATGACTCTCCAAGCTTCGTCCCCTACAGAGATAAAATAAAGGCCTCCATGGGGATGATCACACTGCTGGCGAACGGCAACGTCAACCTCACCATGTGGGACGCAACGTGAGTCAAAATACATGGAAACATGGAGCGCAGTGCATGTTTGAGTACAAAAGTATGTGTGCCAAGtcaaagcagagaggaaaacagaagaCAGATGAATGATCAGGTTTGGAGAAGCtcatgtgggttttctctgtgtgtgactCAGGCCTCTAGGTTGCATCAGTAAAATGTACCAGTACGAGAGGACCAGCGTTCCCGGACAGTTCACCTACTTCAGCACACGTGAGTTTTACCCGGTTTGATCCTGGTGTTCAATAAGTTTACAGACTTTCTCCATGACAGTATAAATATTTGATTGGCACTCGCTGAGCGCCCACAGCAGAAACTACAAATTCAGGATCTGCAACGTTAGGAGCAAACAACCTCAAGGACAAAAGCCAAAATGCCCAGGCAGGAACATGTAAAGGCATGTAATGATTCAGAGTGAGAACAGGAAATGAAAGCAGCACAGACGCTTATTCTTTATGTCTTGTCACCCTTTAAGTAGGatagtgatttttatttttttgatgtgCTGATGTCATGCATATTAGTAACTGATTTTAGcatcatttattgttatttttaaacatttttatctgAATAACTGTCACACTTTGGGGATTTTCTTTtaacaaaactgaataaaattgaTTGTAATTGCTAATTTCCATTGTGTGTAACATtgacacaaatatatatatatatatatatatatatatatatgtatatatatatatatatatatacatatatatacatacacacacacacacacacatatatatatatatatatatatatatatatatatatatatatatatatatacatacacacacacacacacacatatatatatatatatatatatatcttcaCTACTTAATACTTTCTGGCATGTTGCACCACATATATTTTACAATGTGAGtgtttattgcacattttagatatttttatccATACACAGTATATATTTTAATAGTTGCCTTTAGATACACGCATTTTGTTTCAtataaattttactttatttcattatttttattattgttactgtttttttattttatttttaattataatatttccattaatttatatttttatttagtatattttatttataattttttaaaataagattttaatattttttattatttagatattttattatagGTATTGTAAATTAtatacaatattattattactatagattttttaaaaatatattcctAATTTTATTACTTGTGCCTAAAACTTTAAATTGTCAAATCCTGTTGTCTCCCTGTGTTTTCTCTCAGGCCACAGCATGGTGAAGGACATCACTGTGGTCGACACAAACTACACTGATTATGCTGTGGTGCTCAAACACAAGGTTTTCCACAGAGAGTACACACAGGTGGCACTTTACGgtgagagacacacacagtaacatgTTTGCATCATGTTTAGACACGTGAGCTCCATGTTTAGCTGCAGAGTCATTACTGTCCATCAGGGTTCTTTCTCGTTGTGTCTCTGTTCTCAGGTCGCTCTCAGAGAGTCAGGAA
Encoded proteins:
- the ptgdsa gene encoding prostaglandin D2 synthase a, encoding MGTTAVAMVMLCVMMAHADVKPQKDFNLQKFAGRWYRVGLAYDSPSFVPYRDKIKASMGMITLLANGNVNLTMWDATPLGCISKMYQYERTSVPGQFTYFSTRHSMVKDITVVDTNYTDYAVVLKHKVFHREYTQVALYGRSQRVRNDVIQKFKAFALSRGFPRESILTPPPAENCPASTSV